In the genome of Leishmania mexicana MHOM/GT/2001/U1103 complete genome, chromosome 16, one region contains:
- a CDS encoding putative carbamoyl-phosphate synthase: protein MEHYAKAELVLHGGERFEGYSFGYEESVAGEVVFATGMVGYPESLSDPSYHGQILVLTSPMVGNYGVPRVEEDLFGVTKYFESTDGQIHVSAVVVQEYCDQPDHWEMYETLGAWLRKNKVPGMMMVDTRSIVLKLRDMGTALGKVLVAGNDVPFMDPNTRNLVAEVSTKTRVTHGHGTLRILVIDMGVKLNTLRCLLKHDVTLIVVPHDWDITTEVYDGLFITNGPGNPQMCTSTIRSVRWALQQDKPIFGICMGNQMLCLAAGGTTYKMKYGHRGQNQPCKCNIDDRVVITTQNHGFAVDFKTLPSDEWEEYFTNSNDGSNEGLWHKTKPFCSVQFHPEGRCGPQDTEYLFSEYVCRVKESKVKEVAKFKPRKVLVLGAGGIVIAQAGEFDYSGSQCLKSLREEGMETVLINPNIATVQTDDEMADHIYFVPLTVEAVERVIEKERPDGILLGWGGQTALNCGVKLDELGVLKKYNVQVLGTPVSVIAVTEDRELFRDTLLQINEQVAKSAAVTSVEEAVVASKDIGFPMMVRAAYCLGGQGSGIVENMAELRHKVEVALAASPQVLLEESVAGWKEIEYEVVRDIYDNCITVCNMENFDPMGVHTGESIVVAPSQTLSNDEFHMLRSASIKIIRHLGIVGECNIQYGLDPFSHRYVVIEVNARLSRSSALASKATGYPLAHVATKIALGKGLFEITNGVTKTTMACFEPSMDYIAVKMPRWDLHKFNMVSEEIGSMMKSVGEVMSIGRTFEEALQKAIRMVDPSYTGFSIPDRFAGADFDYMEHIRHPTPYRLFALCRALLDGHSAEELYQMTKITRFFLYKLEKLVRLSKAMSTLYANRLTEMPRENLLSMKAHGFSDRQLAQLLNTTAADVRARRVELNVMPLIKQIDTVAGEYPAAQCCYLYSTYNAQRDDVPFTERMYAVLGCGVYRIGNSVEFDYGGVLVARELRRLGNKVILINYNPETVSTDYDECDRLYFDEVSEETVLDILTKERVRGVVISLGGQIVQNMVLSLKKSGLPILGTDPANIDMAEDRNKFSKMCDELGVPQPEWISATSVEQVHEFCDRVGYPALVRPSYVLSGSAMAVIANKEDVTRYLKEASFVSGEHPVVVSKYYEDATEYDVDIVAHHGRVLCYAICEHVENAGVHSGDATMFLPPQNTDKDTMKRIYDSVNRIAEKLDVVGPMNVQFLLTAEGQLRVIEANVRSSRSVPFVSKTLGISFPSVMVSAFLARKDQNLVPIKRAKMTHIGCKASMFSFNRLAGADPILGVEMASTGEIGVFGRDKHEVFLKAMLCQNFRIPKKGVFFSIDVDSQTEALCPYIQHLVRRGLKVYGTANTAAVLHEYGIECEVLLQRSELPSGDACESNRLAVYDEEVAKKEKFDLVIQLRDKRRDFVLRRCTRETAPPDYWVRRLAVDYNIPLLTEPSLVKMFCECMDLPASSIEVEPFRHYVPKIYHKVENNNCAMLRCHKVGLMITNNNDSKVLALRLSQEGLNITCFHAYLGGSDIDHFEQAFQSLNVPVEVVDLRSEIANSAFDLIMCQSADEHHNWHLSKLSWYIFGKYLIPVMRQRRMSVVAQTSKQNKKEAGFEKYVHGNCPEMGVYNAWRDARLMEDFETVADQISFLRKNGIKATVKSNVQVHSSVCGSTYYGDDMRSLPAPSLVKPVRECSVTPEFVSLTFRSARCVNINGIDVTPLLALQMANEIAGRNGVGITRTRDGAMYEAPGMNLLSVGLQFLYDVSFDRSAADLFRIYSRHVSQNIGVGQLSEKHTQSAIEAVRFLTSDVSGVVELELHQGEIIFLKLSHVQNPVNRRVAPQLVTEEELEEVFQPGNGSFSDVQW from the coding sequence ATGGAACACTACGCAAAGGCAGAGCTTgtgctgcacggcggcgagcgCTTCGAGGGCTACTCCTTCGGCTATGAGGAGAGCGTCGCGGGCGAGGTGGTCTTCGCGACGGGCATGGTCGGTTACCCGGAAAGTCTGAGCGACCCGTCGTACCACGGCCAGATTCTCGTGCTGACGTCGCCGATGGTGGGCAATTACGGCGTGCCGCGGGTCGAGGAGGACCTCTTCGGGGTGACCAAGTACTTTGAGAGCACGGACGGCCAGATCCACGTGAGTGCCGTCGTGGTGCAGGAGTACTGCGACCAGCCCGACCACTGGGAGATGTACGAAACGCTCGGCGCGTGGCTGCGCAAGAACAAGGTTCCTGGCATGATGATGGTGGATACCCGCAGCATTGTGCTGAAGCTGCGGGACATGGGTACAGCACTCGGCAAGGTGCTCGTGGCCGGTAACGATGTGCCCTTTATGGACCCGAACACCCGCAACctggtggcggaggtgagCACCAAGACGCGCGTCACGCACGGCCACGGCACGCTGCGCATCCTCGTGATCGATATGGGGGTGAAGTTGAacacgctgcgctgcctgcTGAAGCACGACGTTACCCTGATCGTTGTCCCGCACGACTGGGATATCACGACGGAGGTGTACGACGGCCTGTTCATCACCAACGGCCCTGGTAACCCGCAGATGTGCACGAGCACCATCCGCAGCGTGCGCTGGGCCCTTCAGCAGGACAAGCCGATCTTCGGTATCTGCATGGGCAACCAGATGctctgcctcgccgctggcggAACGACTTACAAGATGAAGTACGGTCACCGCGGCCAGAACCAGCCGTGCAAGTGCAACATCGACGATCGCGTCGTCATCACGACGCAGAACCACGGCTTTGCCGTTGACTTCAAGACACTTCCGTCGGACGAGTGGGAGGAGTACTTCACGAACTCGAACGACGGCAGCAACGAGGGGCTGTGGCACAAGACGAAGCCGTTCTGCAGTGTCCAGTTCCACCCAGAGggccgctgcggcccacAGGACACGGAGTACCTCTTCAGCGAGTACGTGTGCCGCGTGAAGGAGTCGAAggtgaaggaggtggcgaAGTTCAAGCCGCGCAAAGTGCTGGTACTCGGCGCCGGTGGCATCGTCATCGCGCAGGCCGGCGAGTTCGACTACAGCGGCTCGCAGTGCCTCAAgtcgctgcgcgaggagggcaTGGAGACGGTGCTCATCAACCCGAACATcgcgacggtgcagacggATGACGAGATGGCCGACCACATCTACTTTGTGCCGCTCACAGTGGAAGCGGTGGAGCGCGTGATCGAGAAGGAGCGGCCGGACGGCATTCTACTCGGCTGGGGCGGCCAGACGGCGCTCAACTGCGGTGTAAAGCTCGACGAACTCGGCGTCTTGAAGAAGTACAACGTGCAGGTGCTCGGCACGCCCGTGTCCGTCATCGCCGTGACGGAGGATCGCGAGCTATTCCGCGACACTCTGCTGCAGATCAACGAGCAGGTGGCCaagtcggcggcggtgacgtccgtggaggaggcggtggtggcgagcaAGGACATCGGCTTCCCGATGATGGTGCGCGCGGCCTACTGCCTTGGCGGGCAGggcagcggcatcgtcgaGAAcatggcggagctgcgccacaaggtcgaggtggcgctggcggcgtcgccgcaggtgctgctggaggagagcGTGGCTGGCTGGAAGGAGATCGAGTACGAGGTGGTGCGCGATATCTACGACAACTGCATCACCGTGTGCAACATGGAGAACTTCGACCCCATGGGGGTTCACACGGGCGAGTCCATCGTCGTTGCGCCATCGCAGACGCTGAGCAACGACGAGTTCCacatgctgcgcagcgcctccatcaAGATCATCCGCCACCTCGGCATCGTGGGCGAGTGCAACATCCAGTACGGTCTCGACCCCTTCAGCCACCGCTACGTCGTCATCGAGGTGAACGCTCGTCTGTCGCGCTCGTCGGCGTTGGCCTCCAAGGCCACCGGCTACCCGCTGGCCCACGTCGCCACCAAGATCGCTCTGGGCAAGGGGCTTTTCGAGATCACGAACGGGGTCACCAAGACGACGATGGCGTGCTTCGAGCCCAGCATGGACTATATTGCCGTCAAGATGCCGCGCTGGGACCTCCACAAGTTCAACATGGTGAGTGAAGAGATCGGCTCCATGATGAAGAGCGTCGGCGAGGTCATGTCCATCGGCCGCACCTTCGAGGAGGCCCTGCAGAAGGCAATTCGCATGGTGGACCCGAGCTACACCGGCTTCTCCATCCCCGATCGcttcgccggcgccgacTTCGACTACATGGAGCACATCCGCCACCCGACGCCGTATCGCCTGTTCGCCCTCTGCCGCGCCCTGCTCGACGGACACTCGGCCGAGGAGCTGTACCAGATGACGAAGATCACGCGCTTCTTCCTGTACAAGCTGGAGAAGCTCGTGCGTCTCTCCAAGGCCATGTCCACGCTGTACGCAAACAGGCTCACCGAGATGCCACGCGAGAACCTGCTGAGCATGAAGGCGCACGGCTTCTCTGACCGGCAACTCGCCCAGCTCctcaacaccaccgccgccgacgtgcgtgcgcgccgtgTGGAGCTGAACGTGATGCCGCTGATCAAGCAGATCGACACGGTTGCCGGCGAGTACCCGGCGGCGCAGTGTTGCTACCTCTACTCTACCTACAACGCCCAACGCGATGATGTGCCCTTCACGGAGCGCATGTACGCCGTGCTCGGCTGCGGTGTCTACCGGATCGGCAACAGCGTCGAGTTCGACTACGGCGGCGTCCTCGTGGCACGCGAGCTGCGCCGGCTCGGCAACAAGGTGATCCTTATCAACTACAATCCCGAGACAGTGTCGACAGACTACGACGAGTGCGACCGCCTGTACTTTGACGAGGTGTCGGAGGAGACGGTGCTCGACATCCTCACGaaggagcgcgtgcgcggcgtcGTCATCTCGCTGGGCGGCCAGATTGTGCAGAACATGGTCCTAAGCCTCAAGAAGAGTGGGCTGCCGATTCTCGGCACTGACCCGGCGAACATCGACATGGCTGAGGACCGCAACAAGTTCTCGAAGATGTGCGACGAACTCGGCGTGCCGCAGCCGGAGTGGATCTCGGCCACGTCGGTTGAGCAGGTGCACGAGTTCTGCGACAGGGTCGGCTACCCTGCCCTGGTCCGTCCGAGCTACGTGCTGAGCGGGTCGGCCATGGCTGTCATTGCCAACAAGGAGGATGTGACGCGCTACCTGAAGGAGGCCTCCTTTGTTTCTGGTGAGCAcccggtggtggtgagcaaGTACTACGAGGACGCCACAGAGTACGATGTCGACATCGTGGCCCACCACGGTCGCGTGCTGTGCTACGCCATCTGCGAGCACGTCGAAAACGCCGGCGTGCACTCTGGCGATGCGACGATGTTTCTTCCCCCGCAGAACACCGACAAGGACACAATGAAGCGTATATATGACTCGGTCAACCGCATCGCCGAGAAGCTCGACGTGGTGGGGCCGATGAACGTGCAGTTCCTGCTGACGGCGGAGGGCCAGCTGCGGGTGATTGAGGCGAACGTGCGCAGCTCCCGCTCCGTGCCATTTGTGTCGAAGACGCTCGGGATCTCTTTTCCGTCCGTGATGGTGTCCGCCTTCCTGGCGCGCAAGGACCAGAACCTCGTGCCCATCAAGCGCGCCAAGATGACCCACATCGGGTGCAAGGCCTCCATGTTCAGCTTTAACCGCCTGGCCGGCGCGGACCCGATCCTCGGCGTTGAGATGGCCTCCACTGGTGAGATCGGCGTCTTTGGCCGCGACAAGCACGAAGTATTCCTCAAGGCAATGCTGTGCCAGAACTTCAGGATCCCGAAGAAGGGCGTATTCTTTAGCATTGACGTGGACAGCCAGACGGAGGCACTCTGCCCGTATATTCAGCACCTTGTGCGGCGTGGGCTGAAGGTGTACGGCACGGCCaacacggcggcggtgctacACGAGTACGGCATCGAGTGCGAggtgctcctccagcgcagcgagCTGCCGTCCGGCGACGCGTGCGAGAGCAACCGTCTCGCGGTGTACGACGAGGAAGTGGCCAAGAAGGAGAAGTTCGATCTTGTGATTCAGCTTCGCGACAAGCGGCGGGACtttgtgctgcgccgctgcacccgcgAGACGGCCCCGCCGGACTACTGGGTGCGCCGGCTCGCCGTCGACTACAACATTCCTCTGCTGACGGAGCCAAGCCTTGTCAAGATGTTCTGTGAGTGCATGGACCTGCCCGCGTCGTCCATTGAGGTTGAGCCGTTCCGCCACTACGTGCCGAAGATCTACCACAAGGTCGAGAACAACAACTGCGCcatgctgcgctgccacaAGGTTGGGCTGATGATTACGAACAACAACGATAGCaaggtgctggcgctgcgtctGAGCCAGGAGGGGCTCAACATCACGTGCTTTCACGCCTACCTCGGTGGGTCGGACATCGATCACTTCGAGCAGGCTTTTCAGAGCCTGAACGTGCCGGTCGAGGTGGTCGACCTGCGCTCGGAGATCGCGAACTCGGCGTTCGACCTCATCATGTGCCAGTCCGCCGACGAGCACCACAACTGGCATCTCTCGAAACTTAGCTGGTACATCTTCGGCAAGTACCTCATCCCGGTGATGCGCCAGCGTCGCATGTCCGTGGTGGCGCAGACGTCGAAGCAGAACAAGAAGGAGGCGGGGTTCGAGAAGTACGTGCACGGCAACTGCCCGGAGATGGGTGTCTACAACGCGTGGCGCGACGCGCGGCTGATGGAGGATTTTGAGACGGTGGCCGACCAGATTAGCTTCCTCCGCAAAAACGGCATCAAGGCGACGGTGAAGAGCAACGTCCAGGTGCACAGCTCCGTGTGCGGTAGCACGTACTACGGCGACGACATGCGTAGCCTcccggcgccgtcgctggtgAAGCCGGTGCGGGAATGCAGCGTGACGCCCGAGTTCGTGTCCCTCACCTTCCGCAGTGCGCGCTGCGTGAACATCAACGGCATCGACGtaacgccgctgctggcactGCAGATGGCGAACGAGATTGCCGGCCGCAACGGCGTTGGCATCACCCGCacgcgcgacggcgccatgTACGAGGCACCGGGGATGAATCTGCTCTCCGTCGGCCTGCAGTTTCTATACGATGTTTCCTTTGACCGCTCTGCCGCGGACCTGTTCCGCATATACTCGCGCCACGTGTCACAGAACATCGGCGTTGGTCAGCTGTCAGAAAAGCACACACAGTCCGCCATCGAGGCGGTGCGCTTCCTGACGAGCGACGTGAGCGGCgtggtggagctggagctgcacCAGGGCGAGATAATTTTCTTGAAGCTGTCGCACGTGCAGAACCCGGTTAACCGTCGTGTTGCGCCGCAGCTGGTaaccgaggaggagcttgAGGAGGTCTTCCAGCCCGGCAACGGCTCCTTCAGCGACGTACAGTGGTAG
- a CDS encoding histone H3: protein MSRTKETARAKRTITSKKSKKASSAASGVKKLHRRWRPGTCAIREIRKFQKSTNLLIQCAPFQRLVREVSSAQKEGLRFQSSAIMAIQEATEAYVVSLMADTNLACIHAKRVTIQPKDIQLALRLRGERH from the coding sequence ATGTCCCGCACGAAGGAGACCGCCCGCGCGAAGCGCACCATCACgtcgaagaagagcaagaaggcgtcgagcgcggcgtccggcgtgaagaagctgcatcgccgctggcgcccgGGCACCTGCGCGATCCGCGAGATCCGCAAGTTCCAGAAGAGCACGAACCTGCTGATCCAGTGCGCGCCGTTCCAGCGCCTGGTGCGCGAGGTGTCGAGCGCGCAGAAGGAGGGCCTGCGCTTccagagcagcgccatcatggCGATCCAGGAGGCGACGGAAGCGTACGTTGTGTCGCTGATGGCGGACACGAACCTGGCCTGCATCCACGCGAAGCGCGTGACGATCCAGCCGAAGGACAtccagctggcgctgcgcctgcgcggtgAGCGCCACTAG
- a CDS encoding AP-endonuclease gives MASKRRRQSSGDSTSSSTTSSPPSELLPSKKAAGGQRVKAEVAVTATTTDTTSATVTAAGGAKKTTTTGNPARRTSSAPKITNGDVGKLIRTAEALAALNTKRSEKEIWSDVVPFVRRTADSDFDPSRMYKFITWNVAGLRGLLKKNASALRAFMEAEQPDILCLQETKLNVDEAEANAALGVVDGYSFVDHPCAFKRGYSGTRTYMKNSTTVKRLHARCTRGFALPSEPQADAAAGSPVLVEGAGDEEGRVLTTFLSPDPGSGSSSSRIALVNTYVANSGMGLTRLPYRIQSFDPNMREYLHRLDTWATENAAVPSAAATGGDSSPHGFIWAGDLNVAERDYDRYYAGTFKSMQECSGFAPEERMSFRETMQRTNSVDVFRQLYPQAGPVYSFWSQRINGRPRNLGWRLDYFVVSSRLASYVVDCFPMPTVMGSDHCPFQMWMRHP, from the coding sequence ATGGCCTCGAAGCGACGCCGGCAGTCCAGCGGTGACTCTACGTCCtcgtcgacgacgtcgtcgccaccatcTGAGCTGCTGCCCTCGAAGAAGGCGGCTGGCGGCCAGCGAGTCAAGGCGGAAGTTGCAGTGACGGCGACCACAACGGACACCACGTCCGCCACCGTCacggctgcaggcggcgctaagaagacgacgacgaccggGAACCCCGCACGTcgcacgagcagcgcgccgaAGATCACGAACGGCGATGTCGGTAAGCTGATCCGCACCGCGGAGGCCCTCGCCGCCCTCAACACGAAGAGGTCCGAGAAGGAGATTTGGTCTGACGTGGTGCCGTTCGTGCGCAGGACGGCGGACAGCGACTTCGACCCATCGCGCATGTACAAGTTCATTACCTGGAACGTAGCCGGCCTACGCGGGCTGCTGAAGAAGAACGCCTCGGCGCTGAGAGCGTTCATGGAGGCCGAGCAGCCCGATATTCTGTGCCTGCAGGAGACAAAGCTGAACGTCGACGAGGCAGAGGCGAATGCGGCCCTCGGCGTGGTGGACGGCTACTCTTTTGTGGACCACCCGTGCGCCTTCAAGCGGGGCTACTCGGGCACCCGCACCTACATGAAGAACAGCACCACTGTGAAACGGCTGCACGCGCGGTGCACTCGTGGCTTCGCATTGCCGTCCGAACCACAGGCAGACGCGGCCGCCGGCTCACCGGTATTGGTGGAAGGCGCTGGCGATGAGGAGGGCCGCGTGCTGACTACATTCCTCTCTCCGGATCCGGGCTCTggatcgtcgtcgtcgcgcatTGCCCTCGTGAACACATACGTGGCGAACAGCGGCATGGGACTGACGCGGCTGCCTTACCGCATCCAATCCTTTGATCCCAACATGAGGGAGTACCTTCACCGGCTGGACACCTGGGCCACCGAAAATGCCGCCGtcccgtcggcggcggcgacaggcggcgacagcagcccGCACGGCTTTATCTGGGCTGGTGACCTCAACGTGGCGGAGCGCGACTACGACCGCTACTACGCCGGCACATTCAAGTCGATGCAGGAGTGCAGCGGCTTTGCGCCAGAGGAGCGGATGTCGTTTCGCGAGACGATGCAGCGGACGAACTCGGTGGACGTCTTTCGCCAGCTCTACCCCCAGGCAGGCCCGGTCTACTCTTTCTGGTCTCAGCGTATCAACGGTCGCCCGAGAAACTTGGGGTGGCGCTTGGACTACTTCGTTGTCTCCTCGCGACTTGCATCATACGTCGTGGACTGCTTCCCGATGCCGACGGTGATGGGCAGCGATCACTGTCCGTTCCAGATGTGGATGCGCCACCCATGA
- a CDS encoding putative dihydroorotase, producing the protein MSSAPTSATAVVQLPPLIDCHVHFREPGLEHKADIASESTAAYYGGIAVACDMPNTSPPTQSIAALADKVARAKATAHAECKLFFFFGATAEAHLQELEELWTNPAHAELKTHCCGLKLYLDNSTGNMKSSHSVVVKSFEMCGRLQIVLVAHCEQSEINDAAAAQHPYDGPASHSLRRPADSEVASVQSAIALARQYRTPLHLAHVSAAQSLDVVREARAADPTLQLTCEVSPHHLFLTTSDYSCCGARVKVNPPVRPPQHHEALWAGLLDGTVDCIGTDHAPHTIAEKDHCDAAAQPPSGMPAIEVVVPLLLTVVAGQWPHPTAAKPSTLAAAEQQGRTLTLDDIVRVLHTNPNRIFNLQQTDTPHRSFDLACEWTVRGEELHSKCQWTPYEGWRLRGRAMAK; encoded by the coding sequence ATGTCCTCGGCCCCCacatcggcgacggcggtcgTGCAGCTGCCACCTCTTATAGACTGCCACGTGCACTTCCGCGAGCCTGGCCTCGAGCACAAGGCGGACATCGCCAGTGAGAGCACCGCGGCGTACTACGGCGGCATCGCAGTTGCCTGCGACATGCCCAACACAAGCCCGCCGACGCAGAGCATTGCCGCGTTGGCGGACAAGGTGGCGCGCGCCAAGGCCACCGCCCACGCCGAGTGCAagctctttttcttttttggcGCGACGGCCGAGGCGCACCTGCAGGAGCTCGAGGAGCTCTGGACGAACCCGGCGCACGCGGAGCTCAAGACTCACTGCTGCGGACTGAAGCTGTACCTCGACAACTCCACCGGCAACATGAAGTCCAGCCACTCTGTCGTGGTGAAGAGCTTCGAGATGTGCGGGCGTCTTCAGATCGTGCTCGTCGCTCACTGTGAGCAGTCGGAGATcaacgacgccgctgccgctcagcACCCCTATGACGGCCCTGCTTCGCactcgctgcggcgccccGCAGATTCGGAGGTAGCTTCCGTGCAGAGCGCCATCGCCCTGGCGCGCCAGTACCGCACGCCGCTTCATCTCGCCCACGTctcggcggcgcagagccTCGACGTTGTCCGCGAGGCCCGCGCGGCCGACCCAACGCTGCAGCTCACCTGCGAGGTGAGCCCACATCACCTGTTTCTCACCACCTCCGACTACTCGTGCTGTGGCGCGCGTGTAAAGGTGAACCCGCCGGTCcgaccgccgcagcaccatGAGGCGCTTTGGGCCGGGCTCTTGGACGGCACCGTAGACTGCATCGGCACTGACCACGCGCCGCACACGATCGCCGAGAAGGACCactgcgacgccgccgcccagcCACCAAGTGGGATGCCGGCCATTGAAGTTGTGGTTCCACTGCTGCTGACCGTGGTGGCGGGCCAGTGGCCGCacccgacggcggcgaagccGTCTAcgctcgctgcggcggagcagcaggggCGCACGCTGACGCTGGACGACATTGTACGCGTGCTTCACACGAATCCGAATCGCATCTTTAATCTGCAACAGACCGACACGCCGCACCGCTCCTTCGACCTTGCGTGCGAGTGGACTGTCCGCGGCGAGGAGCTACACTCCAAGTGCCAATGGACCCCGTACGAGGGGTGGCGCCTGCGCGGACGCGCCATGGCCAAGTAG
- a CDS encoding histone H3, which produces MSRTKETARAKRTITSKKSKKASSAASGVKKLHRRWRPGTCAIREIRKFQKSTNLLIQCAPFQRLVREVSSAQKEGLRFQSSAIMAIQEATEAYVVSLMADTNLACIHAKRVTIQPKDIQLALRLRGERH; this is translated from the coding sequence ATGTCCCGCACGAAGGAGACCGCCCGCGCGAAGCGCACCATCACgtcgaagaagagcaagaaggcgtcgagcgcggcgtccggcgtgaagaagctgcatcgccgctggcgcccgGGCACCTGCGCGATCCGCGAGATCCGCAAGTTCCAGAAGAGCACGAACCTGCTGATCCAGTGCGCGCCGTTCCAGCGCCTGGTGCGCGAGGTGTCGAGCGCGCAGAAGGAGGGCCTGCGCTTccagagcagcgccatcatggCGATCcaggaggcgacggaggcgtaCGTTGTGTCGCTGATGGCGGACACGAACCTGGCCTGCATCCACGCGAAGCGCGTGACGATCCAGCCGAAGGACAtccagctggcgctgcgcctgcgcggtgAGCGCCACTAG